In a single window of the Planctomycetota bacterium genome:
- a CDS encoding YfbK domain-containing protein, with amino-acid sequence MNENEPHLNPTEREAIQRTAYALGELSPDEARDVEQRLADDASLQSEVDATKALADLLERALDAEATDVPAVAGRIEPASSSSSSRFGWGLALAAALVSGVAGLLFVTQGGERDRSPIAMNEPETAAEPDDVPAESAATDRPLPETTDPVDRGVARLETREVASAAAMMLDAEDAPIVRHQLALPRRARADFGSVQDETSRAAAALATGVAPRQGDVSSAVLVNAVEHDYVAPSSESDLPVEANLAVMPAPWNLSNQLVQVAIQARPSADDEAVVARDAEVAVAFNPDRVAAFRRLDVGQEPMVQADQDVLVPTQDLLANRQLTAFYEVVPAQEPAFPSLMRVRPSKSDASPETLMSLSLQYRSADADDERQVRWKLDDAARTPMSESAVLLLRLGLLLNDPSADVASWRRLRDDADELPTTTTKPTLDESLNLRIRRLIQNAADEAEGR; translated from the coding sequence ATGAACGAAAACGAACCCCATCTCAACCCGACAGAACGCGAGGCCATCCAGCGGACGGCCTACGCGCTCGGCGAGCTGTCGCCCGACGAGGCCCGCGACGTCGAGCAACGCCTGGCCGATGACGCGTCGTTGCAGTCGGAAGTCGACGCGACCAAGGCGCTCGCGGACCTGTTGGAGCGCGCGCTCGACGCCGAGGCGACGGACGTGCCGGCCGTGGCGGGGCGAATCGAGCCGGCGTCGTCGTCATCCTCGTCGCGTTTCGGCTGGGGACTGGCGTTGGCGGCCGCGTTGGTGTCGGGCGTTGCGGGACTGCTGTTCGTGACACAGGGTGGCGAGCGCGATCGGTCACCGATCGCGATGAACGAGCCGGAGACGGCGGCCGAACCGGATGATGTTCCGGCGGAGTCTGCGGCCACCGATCGCCCGTTGCCCGAGACAACCGACCCGGTGGACCGCGGGGTCGCCCGATTGGAGACACGCGAAGTCGCAAGTGCGGCCGCGATGATGTTGGACGCGGAGGATGCCCCAATCGTCCGGCACCAGCTCGCGCTGCCACGTCGTGCACGCGCTGACTTTGGGAGCGTGCAGGACGAAACGTCGCGTGCGGCCGCGGCTCTGGCGACGGGCGTCGCGCCTAGGCAGGGTGACGTGTCGAGCGCCGTCCTTGTCAACGCGGTCGAGCACGATTATGTGGCACCGTCTTCGGAGTCGGACCTTCCCGTCGAGGCCAACCTCGCCGTGATGCCGGCCCCTTGGAACCTGAGCAACCAGCTCGTCCAGGTCGCGATTCAGGCCCGGCCGTCGGCGGACGACGAGGCAGTGGTCGCGCGTGACGCGGAGGTGGCCGTCGCGTTCAACCCGGATCGCGTTGCGGCCTTCCGTCGGCTGGATGTCGGGCAGGAGCCGATGGTCCAGGCCGATCAGGACGTGCTCGTCCCGACGCAGGATCTGCTGGCGAATCGGCAGCTGACGGCGTTCTACGAAGTCGTGCCCGCACAAGAGCCCGCGTTCCCGTCGTTGATGCGCGTCCGGCCATCGAAATCAGATGCGTCGCCGGAGACGTTGATGTCGCTCTCGCTGCAATATCGCTCAGCCGATGCGGACGACGAGCGGCAGGTGCGCTGGAAGCTGGACGATGCGGCACGGACGCCGATGTCGGAGTCGGCGGTCTTGTTGCTGCGGCTGGGCCTGCTGCTCAACGATCCGTCGGCCGATGTAGCGAGTTGGCGTCGCCTGCGTGACGACGCTGACGAGCTGCCGACGACGACGACCAAGCCCACGCTGGACGAGTCATTGAACCTGCGGATTCGGCGTCTGATTCAAAACGCCGCAGACGAGGCAGAAGGTCGTTAG